The Lycium barbarum isolate Lr01 chromosome 9, ASM1917538v2, whole genome shotgun sequence genome has a segment encoding these proteins:
- the LOC132612263 gene encoding berberine bridge enzyme-like 18, with translation MVTLGSTSIIFAVFFLPYLVTSIHHRHLDDANANFFCCLSYEYGNQSHIDNIVHTKLSQSYQSILESSIHNARFNDPNIPKPYYIIVPENKEQVRAAMICCKTSGLETRIRSGGHDFEGLSYISYKPFCLVDLYSLRKIDIDMQEKTAWVEAGATLGELHYNIANKTKTLAFAAGIWPSIGVGGHISGGGQGPLMRKHGLAVDNMLDATILNINGTILDRRGMGEYLFGPSEVAEQLVSGWFYLGSYN, from the coding sequence ATGGTCACTCTTGGTTCAACTTCAATAATTTTTGCTGTATTTTTTCTTCCTTACTTAGTCACCTCTATACATCATCGTCACCTTGATGATGCCAATGCCAACTTCTTTTGCTGCCTCTCCTATGAATATGGCAATCAATCACACATTGACAACATTGTTCATACTAAATTGTCACAAAGCTACCAATCTATCCTTGAATCATCGATACACAATGCTAGGTTCAACGATCCCAATATCCCGAAACCATACTACATAATTGTGCCAGAAAATAAAGAACAAGTGCGAGCGGCCATGATTTGTTGCAAAACTTCTGGATTGGAAACTAGGATTAGAAGTGGTGGACATGACTTTGAAGGTCTTTCTTACATTTCTTACAAACCCTTTTGCCTAGTTGACCTATACAGCCTCCGAAAAATCGATATCGACATGCAAGAAAAGACTGCATGGGTAGAAGCCGGAGCGACACTAGGGGAACTTCACTACAACATTGCAAATaaaaccaaaaccctagctttcgCAGCTGGAATTTGGCCCTCTATAGGTGTTGGAGGCCATATTAGTGGCGGCGGACAAGGACCGTTGATGAGAAAACATGGCCTTGCAGTGGATAACATGCTCGATGCCACTATCCTCAACATTAATGGAACGATTCTCGATAGGAGAGGAATGGGAGAATACCTTTTTGGGCCATCCGAGGTGGCGGAGCAGCTAGTTTCGGGGTGGTTCTATCTTGGAAGTTACAATTAG
- the LOC132612264 gene encoding tetrahydroberberine oxidase-like: MRRTFPELNLKFRDCQEMSWINSTIRLDSYRNDTTIQDLLKRKDKRATFYKIKLDYVTKALSEKALDGLWNAFQNIGDALVHFTPYGGKMSEILEDAIPFPRRKGVLYNIEYFAMWQYPNQTVEKIKFDWVNGVYDYMGKFVSNPRTAYLNARDLDLGRTQNGS; the protein is encoded by the coding sequence ATGAGAAGGACATTCCCTGAATTGAACTTAAAGTTTAGAGATTGTCAAGAGATGAGCTGGATTAATTCAACAATAAGGTTAGATAGTTATAGAAATGACACAACAATCCAAGATTTGTTAAAAAGGAAGGACAAGAGAGCGACATTTTACAAAATCAAATTGGACTATGTGACAAAGGCGCTATCAGAAAAAGCATTAGATGGGTTATGGAATGCGTTCCAAAACATAGGAGATGCACTTGTGCATTTTACCCCTTATGGTGGAAAAATGAGTGAAATATTAGAGGATGCAATTCCATTCCCACGTAGAAAAGGAGTTTTGTATAATATAGAATATTTTGCAATGTGGCAGTATCCGAACCAAACAGTAGAGAAGATAAAGTTTGATTGGGTTAATGGTGTTTATGACTACATGGGGAAGTTTGTTTCTAATCCAAGAACAGCATATCTAAATGCAAGAGATTTGGACTTGGGAAGAACACAAAATGGAAGTTAG